A window from Cryptomeria japonica chromosome 1, Sugi_1.0, whole genome shotgun sequence encodes these proteins:
- the LOC131034160 gene encoding chitinase 2-like, with amino-acid sequence MNNYIKLFVALVLLFLPQSLCGNAKLFKEYIGADDMKVQFSDVPILPDVEFHFILSFAIDYSGAGHSPFPTNGDFKIFWDKKTLRPSDVLDIKSKHKNVKVVVSLGGDVVGKNGTSVQFMPWSVSSWVQNAVSTLTQIINEYHLDGIDIDYEHFDYSDPNTFTECIGQLIVQLKQEKVISVASIAPYEDEGALRSHYMALWKKYGDFIDHVNFQFYAYDKGTTVEQFLSYFQIQESNYKGGKILASLGTDESSTGVTPEKFFEACRGLKEKMKLEGIFIWSADDSKKYGFQYELQSQALLAT; translated from the exons ATGAACAATTACATTAAGCTCTTCGTAGCTCTGGTTTTGCTGTTTCTGCCGCAATCTCTCT GTGGCAACGCTAAGTTATTCAAGGAGTACATAGGAGCCGATGACATGAAAGTCCAGTTCTCCGACGTGCCAATCCTTCCGGATGTGGAGTTTCACTTTATTCTGTCATTTGCCATCGACTACAGTGGAGCTGGTCATTCTCCGTTTCCAACAAATGGCGACTTCAAAATCTTCTGGGACAAAAAAACTCTGCGCCCCAGCGACGTTCTCGACATAAAGTCGAAGCATAAGAACGTTAAGGTCGTCGTCAGCTTAGGTGGCGATGTGGTCGGAAAAAATGGCACGAGTGTTCAGTTCATGCCGTGGAGCGTTTCTTCGTGGGTTCAGAATGCTGTTTCGACCTTAACACAGATAATTAATGAATACCATCTTGATGGCATCGATATCGACTACGAGCATTTCGACTACTCTGATCCCAACACTTTTACAGAGTGCATTGGTCAATTAATCGTCCAGCTGAAGCAGGAAAAAGTGATCTCCGTGGCTTCCATTGCTCCCTACGAGGACGAGGGCGCATTGCGGTCTCATTATATGGCATTGTGGAAGAAATATGGTGACTTCATTGACCATGTTAACTTCCAATTCTATGCCTATGATAAGGGCACTACTGTAGAACAATTTCTCAGTTACTTTCAGATTCAGGAATCTAATTATAAGGGTGGTAAAATACTTGCTAGTCTGGGTACTGACGAGTCGTCAACTGGGGTCACGCCAGAGAAGTTCTTCGAGGCGTGTAGAGGGTTGAAGGAGAAAATGAAGCTTGAGGGCATCTTCATTTGGTCTGCAGATGACTCCAAAAAGTATGGCTTCCAATATGAATTGCAATCCCAAGCTTTGTTGGCCACTTGA